DNA sequence from the Deltaproteobacteria bacterium genome:
TTCAGTCCATATTCCCCCTTCGAACCTGCAAAGATCAGGAATTGAAATCAAGGAAAAGACCGTGCCTTGAATATGAGATCAGGAGATGTCTCGCGCCCTGTGTCGCACATATTGATGCACCATCGTATCAGAGATTGGTAAAAGACAGCATGGCGTTTATGGAAGGGCGTGAGAAGAAGCTGATTGCCGATCTTCGTGCGCGAATGAACGCAGCATCGGAGCAGTTGCATTTCGAAGATGCGGCTGTTTTGAGGGACAGAATCGCGGCTATTGAGGAAACACTGGAGAAACAGAGTGTGGTATCCATGTCTTTCAAGGATCGTGATGTATTTGGCGTCTACCGCGAAGGAAACCTGACCGAGATATGTGTCTTGTATGAAAGAAAAGGTAAGATTATCGGGATAAAAAATTTCCCCCTCCTCAAGATAGGGGATGAGTCTCCTTCGATACTATCGTCGCTTATGAAGCAATACTATGACGGCGAGGTAAACATTCCTGATGAGATCATCATACCGGAAAGTATTCCTGACCATGCAGTTGTAAAGGAATGGCTCTCGGATAAAAAAGGGAAAAAGGTTTCGATAGTCGTACCGAAAAGGGGTGGGGCGGTTGAACTCCTCCATATCGCTAAAAACAACGCAGAAAGCATGTTCGAAACGCAAAAACATGCGGCTGATCAGGAGGAAACAATCTATACGCTTGCCAGAGTGCTCAGGTTAAAGAATATGCCGCCGTTCCGGATAGAATGCTTTGATATTTCGAATATTGGCGGAAAGCATGCAGTAGGTTCCATGGTAACTTTTGTGGATGGAAAGCCGTGGAATGCAGGGTACAGACGGTTCAAGATCAAGACCGTTCCCGGAGCCGATGATTATGCCATGATGTATGAAGTCTTGAACCGTCGTTATAATAAAAAGGAAAACCTCCCGGATCTGATCGTCGTGGATGGGGGGAAAGGACAGTTGGGTGTGGCAGTCTCTGTTCTGAAAGATTTAAACAGAGAAGGCATAGATGTTATCGGTCTTGCGAAAGAGGGTAAAGAAAGGGGGGGTGATAAGGTACATGATCGTGTTTATTGTATCGGGAAAAGAGATCCGGTTAACCTTTCAAAATGGCCTGAAGTCCTTTTTTTACTCCAGAGGATGAGGGATGAAGCGCACAGGTTTGCCGTTACATACCACCGGAAGTTAAAGAGGAAGCAGGACTTCCGGTCCGTGCTGGATGCTATTCCGGGGATCGGTGCATCCAGGAAAAAGGCGTTGCTGAGGTTCTTTGGTGATATCAGACAGATCAGAGAATCCTCGGTGGAGACACTGCAAAAGGTTGATGGTATCGGCAGACAAGCGGCTGAAAAAATCCATACCTTTCTCAGGGGAGAGAAGGGAGAAAAAAGGGAATGAGTTTTTCGTCCATTTTGGTCCTTGCCATCGGCCTGGGCATGGATGCTTTTTCGGTAGCTATCGGCGTGGGAGCCGGTTACCGGGTAATATCCTTCGGGCCTGTCTTCAGGCTTTCCTTTTTCTTTGGATTGTTCCAGGTTCTTATGCCCATTGCGGGGTGGTTTGCCGGAGTATCGGTGGCCGGTATCATTGCCGGTTATGATCACTGGGTTGCCTTTGGACTGCTTGCCTTTGTGGGTGGGAAAATGATCCTGGAGTCATTTAATGAGGAGGCAAAAGTTCACACGACGGACCCGACGAAAGGGTTCACCCTCATTATACTGTCAGTGGCGACGAGTATTGATGCCTTAGCCGTTGGTCTCAGCTTTGCCTTCTTGAAAATACCCGTTTTCTATCCTTCTATAATTATTGGTATCGTCGCCTTTTTCATGACCATGGTAGGGATGTTTTTCGGGGAGAAAATTGGAAAGGTAGTCGGCAGGAGGGTAGAAATGTTGGGTGGTCTTATCCTGATCGGTATTGGTGTGAAAATATTGATCGAACACATGTCATAATGATAAGAGGGCTTTGATAAGTATGAAATCTGTGTATTATTCTTCGGCCGGCAGTGCCTTCGGTAATGTCGGAATTGTCTGGAGGCAGAAAAATGATACTCCGACAGCAGTGAGCATTTTTCTCCCCTCTGAAAGTGAGGATATGGATGACCTTGTACGGCAATCCTTTCCCGGCGTCATCAAACAGTCGCATGATATTATAGATGGGATATGCACGGGCATTCAGGATTTTCTTTCAGGGCGGGAGGCTGCATTTTCTGAAGAAATTCTCGATATGAGCCTATGTGAAGAATTTCAGCGAAAGGTTCTCAGCCAGTGCATGCTGATTCCGAGAGGAAGGGTGAGCACATACGGACGGCTGGCGGCGAGAACCGGAATTCCTAAAGGTGCAAGAGCAATGGGGCGTATCCTTGCGAGAAATCCGTATCCCCTCATTATTCCCTGTCACCGTGTCATACGGGCCGATGGGGATTTATGCGGTTTCGGAGGCGGTTTGAAGATGAAAAAAGCCCTCCTCGGTATGGAGGGCATTGTATTCAATTCGAAAGGAAGGGTGTTGCCGAAATTTTTCTGGTAAATGGCGATAGTATCAGACAGGAGTTTTTGATTTTTGGACTTCTTTCGTCACCGCCAGGTTATCACGATGAATGATCTCATCATAATCTTTGTACCCTAAAACCTGTTCAATCCTGGATGACTTCAGTCCCATAATCTTCCTGATTTCCGAAGAGCTGTAGTTAACCAGCCCCTTGGCCAACTGAGTTCCTGCCATGTCGACGCAGGTTACCGGATCCCCGATACTGAAATCACCCTCCACATTGAGTATGCCTGACGGAAGCAGGCTTTTTCCTTCCTCAATAAGAGCCATTTTAGCCCCGTCATCAAGAAACAGTTTGCCCCGTGATCTCAGGGTAAAGGCTATCCAGTACTTTCTGCTGCTCAGGTGTTCGCTCGCGGGCAAAAAGAGGGTTCCTATTTCTTTACCCGCAAATATGTCATGCAGAACGCCCTTCTTCTTGCCGGGAGCTATCATGCATGGGATACCCGCTGACGTTACCGCTTTTGCGGCAATCACCTTGCTTTTCATGCCCCCTAATCCGACCGATGTTGTCTCATCTGTTGCAGCCGACTCTATCTCTTCCGTAAACTCTTTTACCAGCGTGATGAGCTTTGCTTTTTTTGATTCCGAGGGGCTCCGGTCATACAGGCCTTCTGTGCTGGTCAAATTGATCAGAAGGTGGGCATCAATAATATTGGTGATCATGGCGGCAAGATGATCATTATCGCCGAATTTAATTTCATCTACGGCCACAGTGTCATTCTCGTTGATAATGGGGATAACGCCCCAGTCAATGAGCGTGGATAGGGTATTGCGGACATTTAAGTATCGTTTTCTGTCCGTCAGGTCACTCATGGTCAGGAGGATCTGGGCGATGAAAATGCCGTATTTTCCGAAAGAATTGGAATAGACCCTCATGAGCCTGCTCTGTCCGATGGCCGCGGCAGCCTGTTTCTGAGGCATGTTTTTCAACTTGCCCGTTATCCCCATTCTATGTTTGCCGGAGGCAATAGCACCTGAGGTGACAATCACAATCTGGCGCCCCTCTTTCGTGAGTTGTGCTATCTCATCAACCAGTTGCTCAATAATGTGAAGATCAAGGCCGTCTTCGCCTGTTAACACAGCGCTCCCGATTTTAATGAGAACACGTTTGACATTTACCAGGATTTCTTTCCGCGCCATGATTTTAATTCACCTTTTCAAATGCAGATTATTTGTAATTTCATTTATCACGGTGTTAATTCCTTCCCCGGTTATGGCGGAAAATGCTAACACCTTTACGCCTTTTCTCTCAAATATGTCAATTTCTTTTTTGATTCTTTCCCTGGTGATGGGAAGATCAATTTTATTGATGGCAACGACCTGGGGCTTTTCCATAAGATCCGGACTGAAAAGAGCGAGTTCGCGGTTGACAGTTTCAAAATCCTGCCAGGCATCACTGTATGATTCATTGGAAATATCGAGTATATGAAGCAGAACAGATGTTCTTTCAATGTGGCGGAGAAAACGCGTTCCCATTCCCATTCCACTATGGGCGCCTTTGATCAATCCGGGAATGTCGGCGATGACAAAAGTTTCGAGGTTTCCATATTGTACGACACCTAAATGCGGTACCAGCGTGGTGAAAGGATAATCGGCGATTTTAGGTTTTGCGGCAGAGACTCTGGATATGAATGTCGATTTTCCAACATTGGGTAAACCGATAATGCCCACATCGGCTAAGAGCTTCAGCTCAAGGGTAATCCAGCGTTCCTCGCCCTTTCTCCCCTCCTGGGCATAACGGGGCGCCTGATTGGTTGCCGTGGCAAACCATGCGTTACCTTTCCCGCCTATCCCCCCCTTGGCGACAATGAAAACCTGTCCATCAACGGCGAGATCGGCCAGAATCTCATGCGTTTCTGCGTCTTTAACCAGTGTGCCCACGGGGACGATGATTTCCACATCGGGAGAATCCCCGCCGGTTCTGTTATTCCCTTTTCCATGTCCGCCATGTTTTGCCACATGGTGCTGCTTGTACTTTAAATCAAGCAGGGTCCTGTGGCTGCTCACGGCACGGATAATTATATCCCCTCCCTTGCCGCCATTACCACCATCCGGCCCGCCGCGGGGAATGAACTTTTCCCTTCTGAAACTTACACAACCTCGTCCGCCGTCGCCCGCATGTATGTAGATTTTTGCCTCGTCGATAAATTTCATAAAAGAAGCTCTTTAAAAAAAAGAGGCACTTGAATTAAGTGCCTCAAAGGAATTCACCTGTCCGACAGAAATTTTCCGGCCATTTTCACGCATGGCCTGTAAAACCCATTTTATAATTTGCGTACATTCACGGCCGCCTGTCCTTTATTGTCCTGCTTTACCGTGAACTCTACGCGTTCTCCTTCTGCTAAACTGCGAAAGCCCTCCCCGACAATTGATGTGTAGTGTACAAAAACATCTTCTCCCGAGTCCCGAGAGATAAAACCAAAGCCCTTCTTGTCGTTAAACCACTTAACAACGCCGGTTTCACACTCGTCCATATTCCTTTAAAGCCTCCTGTTTATTTATAAAGCTGGCTATGAAGCGTAAACGCTTACTTTTTTTCTTTTCTTGTCCAGCCTTTCATACATTACAATGCCGTCAATCTTAGAAAATAGTGTATAGTCTTTTCCAAGACCGACATTATTGCCGGGATGGATCTTTGTCCCGACCTGACGGACGATGATAGAGCCGGCATTAATTCTCTGGCCGCCAAACACCTTAACGCCCCGCCTCTGGGCGTTGCTATCCCTTCCGTTCCGGGTACTGCCTTGTCCTTTTTTATGTGCCATGCTATCCCCCGCTAAATGGAAATTTCCTTTATCTTCATCCTTGTCAATTTCTGACGGTGTCCTGTTTTCTTCTTAAACCCTTTCCTTCTTTTCATTTTAAAGACATTAATTTTCTTCGCCTGTGTCTGATCGATAATTTCGCCGCTAACCTTTACACCTTCGAGAAAAGGGGTACCCACTTTGATGTCTTCTCCTCTGGAGACCATCAGTACCTCATCGAAAATAACGGTTTCTCCCTTACCACCGCTTACTTTTTCGATCGCGATTTCGTCGCCTTCCGAGACTTTATGCTGTTTTCCGCCTGTTTTTATAACCGCATACATACAATCTAATCCTTATGAAAAAAATTTGAGGTGCACTGTATCTAAAAAAAATACAATTTGTCAACATAATTTATTATATTTTCCTTCTTAAAGAATTTCAGTAGTAGCCCGATTTTTTTATAATTACCCTTCAGGAAGGTTTTTCTTCAAAGAAAGAACGGTACTTGTACCGGTTTTTCTCGATCTCCCAGTACTTGGACAGGGCAAAACTGCGAGGAAATGTCGGTTTTGAAAGGTATGGGAGCGAGTCTTTCTTGAATGCAACCAGCAGTTCTTGAAAAACTGCATCTTTTTTTTTATTGTTAACGAAAGCACGCTCTTTGGTGTATTCGAAGAAAATTTCCGGTCCCATAATATTCCTCACGAGTTCGAAGTGTTCAGGCTTGATGAAATAGGATGGTTGAAGTTCAATCTTAGTCCTGATTAATAGTTGTACCTTCGTCGTATCCGCCGCGATAGAGATGGATTTATCCAATACTTCTACTATAAGGCCGTTGGAAAGGGGTATTTCTTCTACACTTCTCATGACGATCTGTTTATCATCTTTATCCTTGACCTGCAAATATATTCCTCATATAAAGGGGCATAAAATTGGTTTGCATATTTAAGGATGGGCCTCGCCAAGCTGGTGAGGCTTCATCGGGAATAGAGAATTTCAACGTATGGCGCCAAAACTATTGTCTTTGAATGAAGGATGATATATTCATCCACCTTTGCCAGCCGGATGCATATAAATCATGCGGGGCATGTTGTGGATCCTATAATTACGCCGACAGCACAAAGGAATCTCTGGTCGGGAGATTGAAAAGCAGGACTGATCTGTTCCACAAAACCGTCACGCGTCCGGAAGACTTGGCGGGCTTTTCCGAGATGGTAAAAATATCTGAAGACCAGGCAAAAATATTCGAAGTCATCTATTGCTGCGAATATTTCGGTTTTCTTGATGACGAGGAAAGAAAAGTGGGCTGCCTCCTCCATCCACACCGAAACAAAGGCGTGGATCTGAGAGAATCTTCCTTTTACGGGAGGGAGTTGTGTGAGGGGCACCTCTGCCCCAGTTATCATTACCTATCGAGAGAAGAGAAACTGGCTCTGATCAATATTATTACAGACGACTGGTACCTTTATGGCCTCTGTGTGACCGATATTGATCTGGTCAAATCATATTTTCGCTTGATCAGCGAGAGGGTTTGCGAAATGCCGCCGCCTGACAGATTCAGGGAGAACGTTCTCAGGGAGATCGCCCTTCGTTTCTTTTCCTACAAGACTTCATGGCCTTTTCGGTCATATGCAACCAATCGTTTCGGCAAGTATTATTTCGATGGTTCGGAATACATGATAAAGCACATTAACTATGAGACCCTTGGCTGTGAGAAATCACGAT
Encoded proteins:
- the uvrC gene encoding excinuclease ABC subunit UvrC, yielding MADELMDRVKNAPALPGAYLMRDRDGKVIYVGKANNLRNRVRAYFGRTDSRFMVPFLVSKVYDVEFIVTETEKEALILENTLIKEHRPRYNVIFKDDKTYFNIRMDPAAPFPRFQMVRRPKKDGAHYFGPYPSSASAKETLRFLQSIFPLRTCKDQELKSRKRPCLEYEIRRCLAPCVAHIDAPSYQRLVKDSMAFMEGREKKLIADLRARMNAASEQLHFEDAAVLRDRIAAIEETLEKQSVVSMSFKDRDVFGVYREGNLTEICVLYERKGKIIGIKNFPLLKIGDESPSILSSLMKQYYDGEVNIPDEIIIPESIPDHAVVKEWLSDKKGKKVSIVVPKRGGAVELLHIAKNNAESMFETQKHAADQEETIYTLARVLRLKNMPPFRIECFDISNIGGKHAVGSMVTFVDGKPWNAGYRRFKIKTVPGADDYAMMYEVLNRRYNKKENLPDLIVVDGGKGQLGVAVSVLKDLNREGIDVIGLAKEGKERGGDKVHDRVYCIGKRDPVNLSKWPEVLFLLQRMRDEAHRFAVTYHRKLKRKQDFRSVLDAIPGIGASRKKALLRFFGDIRQIRESSVETLQKVDGIGRQAAEKIHTFLRGEKGEKRE
- a CDS encoding manganese efflux pump MntP family protein; its protein translation is MSFSSILVLAIGLGMDAFSVAIGVGAGYRVISFGPVFRLSFFFGLFQVLMPIAGWFAGVSVAGIIAGYDHWVAFGLLAFVGGKMILESFNEEAKVHTTDPTKGFTLIILSVATSIDALAVGLSFAFLKIPVFYPSIIIGIVAFFMTMVGMFFGEKIGKVVGRRVEMLGGLILIGIGVKILIEHMS
- a CDS encoding MGMT family protein, translating into MKSVYYSSAGSAFGNVGIVWRQKNDTPTAVSIFLPSESEDMDDLVRQSFPGVIKQSHDIIDGICTGIQDFLSGREAAFSEEILDMSLCEEFQRKVLSQCMLIPRGRVSTYGRLAARTGIPKGARAMGRILARNPYPLIIPCHRVIRADGDLCGFGGGLKMKKALLGMEGIVFNSKGRVLPKFFW
- the proB gene encoding glutamate 5-kinase, giving the protein MARKEILVNVKRVLIKIGSAVLTGEDGLDLHIIEQLVDEIAQLTKEGRQIVIVTSGAIASGKHRMGITGKLKNMPQKQAAAAIGQSRLMRVYSNSFGKYGIFIAQILLTMSDLTDRKRYLNVRNTLSTLIDWGVIPIINENDTVAVDEIKFGDNDHLAAMITNIIDAHLLINLTSTEGLYDRSPSESKKAKLITLVKEFTEEIESAATDETTSVGLGGMKSKVIAAKAVTSAGIPCMIAPGKKKGVLHDIFAGKEIGTLFLPASEHLSSRKYWIAFTLRSRGKLFLDDGAKMALIEEGKSLLPSGILNVEGDFSIGDPVTCVDMAGTQLAKGLVNYSSSEIRKIMGLKSSRIEQVLGYKDYDEIIHRDNLAVTKEVQKSKTPV
- the obgE gene encoding GTPase ObgE, with amino-acid sequence MKFIDEAKIYIHAGDGGRGCVSFRREKFIPRGGPDGGNGGKGGDIIIRAVSSHRTLLDLKYKQHHVAKHGGHGKGNNRTGGDSPDVEIIVPVGTLVKDAETHEILADLAVDGQVFIVAKGGIGGKGNAWFATATNQAPRYAQEGRKGEERWITLELKLLADVGIIGLPNVGKSTFISRVSAAKPKIADYPFTTLVPHLGVVQYGNLETFVIADIPGLIKGAHSGMGMGTRFLRHIERTSVLLHILDISNESYSDAWQDFETVNRELALFSPDLMEKPQVVAINKIDLPITRERIKKEIDIFERKGVKVLAFSAITGEGINTVINEITNNLHLKR
- a CDS encoding cold shock domain-containing protein, with translation MDECETGVVKWFNDKKGFGFISRDSGEDVFVHYTSIVGEGFRSLAEGERVEFTVKQDNKGQAAVNVRKL
- the rpmA gene encoding 50S ribosomal protein L27 yields the protein MAHKKGQGSTRNGRDSNAQRRGVKVFGGQRINAGSIIVRQVGTKIHPGNNVGLGKDYTLFSKIDGIVMYERLDKKRKKVSVYAS
- the rplU gene encoding 50S ribosomal protein L21; its protein translation is MYAVIKTGGKQHKVSEGDEIAIEKVSGGKGETVIFDEVLMVSRGEDIKVGTPFLEGVKVSGEIIDQTQAKKINVFKMKRRKGFKKKTGHRQKLTRMKIKEISI